A genomic window from Sulfurimonas sp. hsl 1-7 includes:
- a CDS encoding GNA1162 family protein, translating into MRSKKSALYIALLTLTFILSGCTAGPTYVTKGSEFPKMYEQQPRSLLILPPMNISTDAEAKDYYMTTIEMPFAMMGYYTFPVEMVGDVMKQEGVYDTEILYNLPANKFYDYFGADAVLFTKITKWDLSYMVLASTLTVAIEAKIVSTKTSEELWRYTGMVRVDLSGGGDSGGSMAGLLIKVVATAVNSAAADYVTYARQANSRLIYSLPVGPYHEAYMQDQNMQLVDQTPKDQ; encoded by the coding sequence ATGAGAAGTAAAAAATCAGCACTATATATAGCACTACTGACACTCACATTTATTTTAAGCGGTTGTACAGCGGGACCGACCTATGTTACAAAAGGCTCGGAGTTTCCTAAAATGTATGAACAACAACCCCGTTCACTTCTCATTCTCCCACCGATGAATATAAGTACCGATGCCGAAGCAAAAGACTACTATATGACCACGATAGAGATGCCTTTTGCAATGATGGGGTATTACACTTTCCCTGTTGAGATGGTGGGTGATGTTATGAAGCAAGAGGGTGTATACGATACGGAGATTCTCTATAACCTTCCTGCAAATAAGTTTTACGACTATTTCGGTGCAGATGCAGTACTTTTTACCAAGATCACAAAATGGGATCTCTCATACATGGTCTTAGCATCAACACTTACCGTAGCTATTGAAGCAAAAATAGTCTCTACAAAAACTTCAGAGGAGTTGTGGAGATACACGGGAATGGTTAGAGTTGATCTTAGCGGCGGCGGTGACTCAGGCGGCAGTATGGCGGGACTTTTAATCAAAGTTGTTGCAACTGCCGTAAACAGTGCTGCTGCAGATTATGTTACATATGCACGTCAGGCAAATTCCAGATTGATATACTCGCTTCCTGTTGGTCCATACCATGAAGCTTATATGCAGGATCAAAATATGCAGTTAGTGGACCAAACACCAAAAGATCAATAA
- a CDS encoding MlaD family protein, which yields MRYEHMKLSVGIFVLVLVFSLSGFTYFLLDAKGVFEKQYRYYFVTESAATFTIGMPLKFSGFAIGNIDDIELKDDGNVLIHFAVTNENRKWINRYTYLMLKKPLIGSAHIEVYATSQKEYLEVDSRLPIVITDDINDLVTKFEPVVERLLHIIENIETMTNELSKQDSSFNKTIKNLELFSEKLAKNDALLTTITGDKKATQAMIDSVNELNQILQNINGATKDLKHDIIEPTSLSIKEFYNILNDVNKKLKTLEPLVENLGESGSDIKVMRQSIKHTIEKTDALMEKIDTLLQDQSKNEVELP from the coding sequence ATGCGTTATGAACATATGAAACTCTCTGTCGGTATTTTTGTTCTCGTACTCGTATTTAGTTTAAGTGGTTTTACCTACTTCTTACTCGATGCAAAAGGGGTTTTTGAAAAGCAGTACCGATACTACTTCGTCACCGAATCCGCAGCAACATTTACTATAGGGATGCCTTTAAAATTTTCGGGATTTGCGATAGGAAACATAGACGATATAGAACTAAAAGATGATGGTAATGTACTTATTCACTTTGCCGTGACAAATGAAAACAGAAAGTGGATCAACCGTTACACTTACCTCATGTTAAAAAAGCCCCTTATCGGTTCTGCACATATCGAAGTATATGCTACAAGCCAAAAAGAGTACTTGGAGGTTGATTCACGTCTGCCTATTGTAATAACGGATGATATTAATGACCTCGTAACAAAGTTTGAGCCGGTTGTTGAAAGACTGCTGCATATTATCGAAAATATCGAGACGATGACGAATGAATTAAGTAAACAAGACTCCTCATTTAACAAAACGATTAAAAACCTTGAGCTTTTCAGTGAAAAACTTGCAAAAAACGATGCACTCTTAACGACTATTACAGGGGATAAAAAAGCGACACAAGCGATGATCGACTCCGTGAACGAGTTAAATCAGATCCTGCAAAATATTAACGGGGCGACAAAAGATCTTAAACATGATATCATCGAGCCTACATCTTTAAGTATTAAAGAATTTTACAATATTTTGAATGATGTGAATAAAAAATTGAAAACGCTTGAACCGCTTGTAGAAAATCTGGGGGAATCGGGAAGCGATATCAAAGTGATGCGTCAAAGTATAAAACATACTATAGAGAAGACCGATGCATTGATGGAGAAGATAGATACCCTTTTACAAGACCAATCCAAAAATGAGGTGGAGTTACCATGA
- a CDS encoding DUF4105 domain-containing protein yields MSNGVSEIDDPRFFFAKNGKEDAEAELDATLDAFFNEKRFDDNSSACLFPARKAWLQENLNITDFPEVQCQEYDDTIEKLSPTSATLVFPAAHINSPASMFGHTFLRINSKYNSKLLAYAINYAADADPDKENAVGFALKGLFGGYFGKYSLLPYYDKLKEYRDTERRDIWEYDLNLTQEEVMRMVRHIWELNGTKSYYYFFTENCSYNMLWLMEIARPSTHIREHFAYQVIPLESVHATNEEDLIAKEFYRPSKRTILLKYEELIEDQNIHLVKELQEDEKLNLTLLQDNNISTQQKQYIYEAAVEYLEYSFSRNEMKKEKYLDLFYKLSSSRAKLGKGKKLNFPNPQNPLESHRAVKLSIGGALRDSSYYTVLGIRPAYHTLEDPQYGFLRGTQIEFLNIELGATKDSLKIEDLTVLSIKSIAQRTKLFSPFSWRTKFGWDKNYVDTKANFSASVGAGFSWGNKLGYLYMMVDPLYYIADKSAGGIGASFGFDIDKYKYLKTNVEFTQRYYDTGDEQLLISAAQSVNPVQNLQLKVKYEYKEKYILKQKKQEDNFQILLNYYF; encoded by the coding sequence ATGAGCAATGGTGTAAGTGAGATTGATGATCCAAGATTTTTCTTTGCAAAAAACGGTAAAGAAGATGCCGAAGCAGAACTCGATGCGACTCTGGACGCATTCTTTAACGAAAAGCGTTTTGACGATAACTCCTCAGCATGTTTGTTTCCTGCAAGAAAAGCGTGGTTGCAAGAGAACCTGAACATTACCGATTTCCCTGAGGTACAGTGTCAAGAGTATGACGACACGATCGAGAAACTCTCCCCGACTTCGGCAACCCTGGTTTTCCCGGCAGCGCATATAAACTCTCCTGCTTCAATGTTTGGACACACTTTTTTACGTATAAACTCCAAGTACAATTCCAAACTCTTAGCGTATGCGATCAACTATGCAGCTGACGCCGATCCAGATAAAGAAAATGCTGTCGGATTTGCCCTTAAAGGGCTTTTTGGAGGCTATTTCGGAAAGTATTCACTCTTACCTTATTACGATAAATTAAAAGAGTATAGAGATACCGAAAGACGTGATATCTGGGAGTATGATTTAAACCTCACACAAGAGGAAGTTATGCGTATGGTACGCCATATCTGGGAGCTTAACGGCACAAAATCTTACTACTACTTTTTTACCGAGAACTGCTCGTACAATATGCTCTGGCTTATGGAGATAGCACGTCCTAGTACACATATACGGGAGCATTTTGCCTATCAGGTAATTCCATTGGAGAGTGTTCATGCTACCAATGAAGAAGATCTTATCGCTAAAGAGTTTTACAGACCTTCAAAACGTACTATCCTTTTAAAATATGAGGAGCTGATAGAGGATCAGAATATTCACTTGGTAAAAGAGCTCCAAGAGGATGAGAAGCTAAATCTAACGCTACTGCAAGATAACAACATCTCTACTCAGCAAAAACAATATATCTATGAAGCGGCAGTTGAATACTTGGAATACTCATTTTCCCGTAACGAGATGAAAAAAGAGAAATATCTTGATCTTTTTTACAAACTCTCCTCTTCAAGAGCAAAACTGGGTAAAGGGAAAAAACTCAATTTTCCAAATCCCCAGAACCCTCTAGAATCACACCGTGCAGTGAAGCTGTCTATCGGTGGTGCTCTTAGGGATTCCTCTTACTATACTGTTTTAGGTATCCGTCCGGCATACCATACCCTTGAAGATCCGCAATACGGATTCTTAAGAGGTACGCAGATAGAGTTTTTAAATATAGAACTTGGAGCTACTAAAGACTCTCTAAAAATTGAAGATTTAACGGTACTATCAATCAAGTCAATAGCACAACGCACAAAACTTTTCTCCCCTTTTTCATGGAGAACAAAATTTGGCTGGGATAAAAACTATGTTGATACAAAAGCAAACTTTAGTGCAAGTGTGGGTGCGGGATTTAGCTGGGGGAATAAACTCGGATACCTATACATGATGGTAGATCCTCTCTATTATATTGCAGACAAAAGTGCGGGAGGGATCGGTGCTAGTTTTGGTTTTGATATAGACAAATATAAGTACCTTAAAACAAATGTAGAGTTTACGCAAAGATACTATGATACAGGAGATGAACAACTGTTAATATCTGCTGCACAGTCCGTAAATCCGGTACAAAACCTCCAACTAAAAGTGAAATACGAATACAAAGAAAAATATATTCTTAAGCAGAAAAAACAGGAAGACAACTTTCAAATTCTTCTAAATTACTATTTTTAG
- a CDS encoding DUF3015 family protein, whose protein sequence is MKKILVSTVAALAITATAFAGVNNQTGCGLGSVIIKDDSSAVLLALQATTNGTLGNQTFGITSGTLGCKKTKFVMNERAEEFVASNMDTLAKEIAAGHGESVDTLAELLDVQDKETFASALQANYNKIYTSKNVEMNEVLDNISETSM, encoded by the coding sequence ATGAAAAAGATTTTAGTAAGTACAGTAGCTGCTTTAGCTATTACGGCAACAGCGTTTGCAGGTGTAAACAACCAAACTGGTTGTGGTCTTGGTTCGGTAATTATCAAAGATGATTCATCTGCAGTTCTTTTAGCTCTACAAGCTACAACAAACGGTACTTTAGGTAACCAAACTTTCGGTATCACTTCAGGAACTTTAGGCTGTAAAAAAACTAAGTTTGTTATGAATGAAAGAGCTGAAGAGTTCGTTGCATCTAACATGGATACTTTAGCAAAAGAGATTGCAGCAGGTCACGGTGAATCTGTTGATACTCTAGCTGAGCTTTTAGATGTTCAAGATAAAGAAACTTTCGCATCTGCACTTCAAGCAAACTACAACAAAATCTACACTTCTAAAAATGTAGAAATGAACGAAGTATTAGACAACATCTCTGAAACTTCAATGTAA
- the cobT gene encoding nicotinate mononucleotide-dependent phosphoribosyltransferase CobT, translating into MNTYNILTNEPTSLPKGKADFLLAASVTKTCEIAGITQAGIPGKIAYTPTLDAEFIVDEKLYSMPEIAETPSGVPTPALITRAIHNLNPFNTIEILDLGLEVKPQNVPLHNFDIKASEAIDQGAKIDAKEIFAKGMDFGRKYELKGNYLILGESTPSGTTTAAASVLALGYDLEDAFSSSFLNAPKDIKKETLDKALSLIDTEMSNFDKLGMVSDNMLLFCAGFLVEASKRFEVVLAGGTQMAACLLIADAVREDILQRINHNNVTLATTVWVAKDPASDIAKILSKLSYTPNALYTTFTFENAEIPVLKKYDEGEAKEGVGAGAALAYGVANSLENDQVVEAVELIMYNMM; encoded by the coding sequence ATGAATACATACAATATCTTAACAAATGAACCAACTTCTCTCCCAAAAGGCAAGGCAGATTTTCTACTCGCTGCCTCTGTAACAAAGACGTGTGAAATAGCAGGGATCACCCAAGCGGGAATCCCCGGAAAAATTGCTTACACGCCGACACTCGATGCGGAGTTTATCGTAGATGAAAAACTCTACTCGATGCCTGAGATTGCAGAGACTCCAAGCGGTGTACCGACACCTGCACTTATAACTCGTGCTATCCATAATCTTAATCCTTTTAATACTATTGAGATTTTAGATCTGGGCTTAGAGGTAAAACCGCAGAATGTCCCTTTGCACAACTTTGATATAAAAGCTTCTGAGGCTATCGATCAAGGGGCAAAGATAGATGCAAAAGAGATCTTTGCCAAAGGGATGGATTTTGGACGTAAGTATGAGCTCAAAGGAAACTACCTTATTTTAGGGGAATCTACTCCATCGGGTACAACAACTGCAGCGGCAAGTGTACTTGCTCTTGGGTATGATTTAGAAGATGCTTTTTCATCAAGCTTTCTAAATGCTCCAAAAGATATTAAAAAAGAGACACTTGATAAAGCACTTTCGCTTATAGATACAGAGATGTCTAACTTTGACAAACTGGGAATGGTAAGTGACAATATGCTGCTGTTTTGTGCAGGATTTTTAGTAGAAGCGAGTAAACGTTTCGAAGTAGTACTAGCGGGCGGTACACAGATGGCTGCATGTCTGCTCATTGCCGATGCCGTGCGTGAAGATATATTACAGAGAATCAACCATAACAATGTAACCCTTGCGACAACTGTGTGGGTAGCAAAAGATCCCGCTTCGGATATTGCAAAAATTCTTTCAAAACTAAGCTACACGCCAAATGCCCTCTACACAACTTTCACATTTGAAAATGCCGAGATACCTGTACTTAAAAAGTATGACGAAGGGGAAGCTAAAGAGGGTGTGGGTGCCGGAGCTGCACTTGCATACGGTGTTGCCAATTCCCTAGAAAACGATCAGGTAGTTGAAGCGGTTGAGCTTATTATGTACAACATGATGTAA
- a CDS encoding MlaE family ABC transporter permease: MIKIVEYIGEKTLHALSALNDIFYFTLVCSVSMFLPASYNPAMRSVLIKQIYFTTIEILPLFTILSILFGTVVIGVVISVSVEYGLQEQMGSIIIKFVVDEFAPFFTALLISLRSSAAVNAEIAVMKVNRELNTLNEYKIDLVSYLFIPRIISGIISVTSLTSLFAIIMLLAGYIFVFFYMSFDIHSYKMLLLNAIELKDLLILFAKGIAFGFMTMLIPIYSGLQAFNSYTAIPISVLKGMVRLFISIFVIEVLSLLVQFI; encoded by the coding sequence ATGATCAAAATAGTAGAGTATATCGGCGAAAAAACACTTCATGCTCTAAGCGCACTTAACGATATTTTTTACTTTACACTTGTATGCAGTGTAAGTATGTTTCTCCCTGCCAGTTATAACCCTGCAATGCGTTCAGTCCTTATAAAGCAGATCTATTTTACCACTATTGAGATATTACCCCTTTTTACAATCCTCTCCATCTTATTTGGTACGGTTGTTATCGGCGTAGTTATCTCAGTATCTGTCGAGTACGGTCTTCAGGAGCAGATGGGATCTATCATTATCAAGTTTGTGGTTGATGAGTTTGCTCCTTTTTTTACCGCCTTGTTAATCTCTCTGCGCTCTTCGGCAGCTGTAAATGCAGAGATAGCGGTGATGAAAGTTAATAGAGAACTAAACACCCTCAATGAGTACAAAATAGATCTGGTGAGTTATCTTTTTATCCCTAGAATCATCAGCGGAATAATCAGTGTGACCTCTTTAACCTCGCTGTTTGCGATCATTATGTTGTTAGCAGGATATATTTTTGTTTTCTTCTATATGAGTTTCGATATCCACTCCTATAAGATGCTTCTGCTTAATGCGATCGAGTTAAAAGACCTCTTAATACTTTTTGCCAAAGGGATCGCCTTTGGATTTATGACGATGCTTATCCCCATCTATAGTGGACTACAGGCATTTAACAGCTATACGGCTATACCGATATCGGTCTTAAAAGGGATGGTAAGATTGTTTATCTCTATTTTTGTTATTGAGGTGTTATCATTACTAGTACAATTTATATAA
- a CDS encoding CsgG/HfaB family protein, with product MLLKTTYLTLGLSLLLGGCATMQKTKTHETPKSTQPVVSKSLQVDTTQPKGLKRKVAIGRFTNETKYGQSFFLDKNNDKIGKQAMDILSAKLFESGKFIMLERADLAKIEKELKIGNSKTLANAADYLILGSITEFGRREVSDVGIFSRVKKQEAFARVHIRIVDVSTGQIIYSEEGKGTSSAEAGTVMGIGGKAGYNAQLNDLAIDAAISDLTSNIIENMTDKPWRGYILGYENGNLITSGGKSQNINIGDIFDVYKKGKQVKNPQTNMMITLPGKKLASVSIVATLGDTPENEVSLAEIINGDLSSYISSKDFSNLYIQAGDK from the coding sequence ATGTTGTTAAAAACTACCTATCTTACACTTGGGTTATCGTTACTGCTCGGCGGTTGTGCAACTATGCAAAAAACGAAAACACATGAAACACCTAAGAGCACTCAACCAGTTGTTAGTAAGTCTTTACAAGTTGACACTACCCAACCAAAAGGGTTAAAACGTAAAGTTGCGATCGGAAGATTTACTAACGAGACAAAATACGGTCAAAGTTTTTTTCTAGATAAAAATAACGACAAGATCGGGAAACAGGCAATGGATATTCTCTCCGCAAAACTTTTTGAATCGGGCAAGTTTATCATGCTTGAGCGTGCCGATCTTGCAAAAATAGAAAAAGAACTGAAAATAGGAAACTCAAAAACGCTTGCCAATGCAGCTGACTATCTCATACTCGGTTCCATCACAGAATTTGGACGTAGAGAAGTAAGCGACGTCGGTATTTTCAGCCGCGTTAAAAAGCAAGAGGCTTTTGCAAGAGTACACATTAGAATCGTTGATGTCAGTACGGGACAGATCATCTACTCTGAAGAGGGGAAAGGAACCTCATCTGCCGAAGCGGGAACTGTGATGGGTATCGGGGGAAAAGCAGGCTACAACGCTCAACTTAACGATCTCGCTATCGATGCCGCTATCTCCGATCTCACATCGAACATCATTGAAAATATGACTGACAAACCTTGGAGAGGCTACATACTCGGTTACGAGAACGGAAACCTTATAACTTCGGGAGGAAAAAGCCAGAACATAAACATCGGTGATATATTTGATGTATATAAAAAAGGGAAACAGGTGAAAAATCCTCAAACAAACATGATGATAACACTTCCAGGGAAAAAACTGGCATCCGTATCTATCGTTGCTACACTTGGAGATACACCTGAAAATGAAGTATCTTTGGCAGAGATCATAAACGGTGACCTCTCTTCGTATATTTCAAGCAAAGATTTTTCAAACTTATATATTCAAGCAGGAGATAAATAA
- a CDS encoding DUF4810 domain-containing protein: protein MKSLKVLSIFTFTVITLAMSGCSTHTPLYNYGEYSENYYALKKEATPESAQEYQKSLEYCIENAKESRSKRVPPGIYANLGYLHLKAGQNKKAIENFTKEKTIYPEATFFMDKMINKVEALEQEDEK from the coding sequence ATGAAAAGCCTTAAAGTACTCTCGATCTTTACTTTTACCGTTATCACACTCGCTATGAGCGGATGTTCAACACATACACCGCTGTACAACTACGGTGAATATAGTGAAAACTACTATGCTCTAAAAAAAGAGGCTACTCCCGAAAGTGCCCAAGAGTATCAAAAATCTTTAGAATACTGTATAGAGAATGCTAAAGAGAGCCGTTCAAAAAGAGTACCGCCGGGGATATATGCAAACTTAGGATATCTGCATCTTAAAGCGGGACAAAACAAAAAGGCGATAGAAAACTTTACTAAAGAGAAAACTATCTATCCAGAAGCGACATTTTTTATGGACAAAATGATCAATAAAGTAGAGGCACTGGAGCAAGAAGATGAGAAGTAA
- a CDS encoding adenosylcobinamide-GDP ribazoletransferase, with product MSYLKAFALAFNMFTIFPFFKIHTYEDGINGKSALFYPFIGFILGAVVYGLYLLLHNHLPAPHLAVLLFGLSVLFTGALHLDGLSDTIDGFFVKKEKALEVMKDSHIGGMGMIFTFVFLSLKLSSFIYFEAWILLPLVMLLSRLNATLAIFIFPYISSGVGALIKQELKTTYIVIALLFSVILSYLFGQTLMLLIALISMFIIAGLLTRRYKGLNGDMYGFIIESSELILLNALILL from the coding sequence ATGAGTTACCTAAAAGCCTTTGCCCTCGCCTTTAATATGTTTACGATCTTTCCCTTTTTTAAGATCCACACCTATGAAGATGGGATCAACGGAAAATCCGCACTTTTTTACCCGTTTATAGGGTTTATCCTCGGCGCTGTTGTTTACGGACTCTATCTTTTACTTCATAACCATCTCCCTGCACCACATTTAGCAGTTCTTCTTTTTGGTTTGAGCGTACTTTTTACGGGTGCGCTTCATCTTGACGGTCTGAGTGACACAATTGATGGTTTTTTTGTAAAAAAGGAAAAAGCTTTAGAGGTGATGAAAGACAGCCACATCGGCGGTATGGGGATGATCTTTACCTTTGTATTTTTAAGCCTGAAACTCTCCTCATTTATCTACTTTGAGGCCTGGATACTTTTACCTTTAGTGATGCTCCTCTCACGTCTTAATGCAACTCTTGCTATTTTCATCTTCCCTTACATAAGCAGCGGTGTCGGAGCGCTTATAAAGCAGGAGCTAAAAACAACCTATATCGTCATAGCACTTCTTTTTAGTGTGATACTCAGTTATCTTTTTGGCCAAACTTTAATGCTTTTGATCGCACTTATAAGTATGTTTATAATTGCAGGTCTACTAACACGAAGATATAAAGGGCTAAATGGTGATATGTATGGGTTTATCATCGAGAGCAGCGAACTT
- a CDS encoding bifunctional adenosylcobinamide kinase/adenosylcobinamide-phosphate guanylyltransferase, giving the protein MGFQALFIGGIKSGKSKNAEAYTLKFAKQKPLYLATTEFFDDEMHERVQKHKDQRADKFETLEEALNLDNALQKQNKTVLVECVSMWINNMLYHNKTLEEMMTQLENISKQENDVIFVINDVSNSVISENQLVRKFVDINGIISQYIAEHSKEVFHVTAGISVKIK; this is encoded by the coding sequence ATGGGTTTTCAAGCATTATTTATCGGCGGTATAAAATCGGGAAAAAGTAAAAATGCCGAAGCCTATACCCTGAAATTTGCAAAACAAAAACCTCTCTATCTTGCAACGACAGAGTTTTTTGATGATGAGATGCACGAACGTGTACAAAAGCATAAAGATCAACGCGCAGACAAATTTGAAACACTTGAAGAAGCGCTCAATCTTGATAACGCACTCCAAAAACAAAACAAAACCGTTTTAGTAGAGTGTGTAAGTATGTGGATCAACAATATGCTCTACCATAACAAAACCCTTGAAGAGATGATGACGCAACTTGAAAATATCTCCAAACAGGAAAACGATGTTATCTTTGTTATCAACGATGTTAGTAATTCCGTTATCAGTGAAAACCAGCTTGTAAGAAAGTTTGTAGATATCAACGGAATCATCTCCCAGTATATCGCAGAACACTCCAAAGAGGTGTTTCACGTTACCGCCGGAATAAGTGTGAAAATAAAATGA